A single region of the Gemella sp. zg-570 genome encodes:
- a CDS encoding LytTR family DNA-binding domain-containing protein, which translates to MNLELIIDSKFKETLIKIFTNKVDNKIEKIINFTKTNKDVIIGYKNNELEILKEEDIERIFIEDKTTFLIANCQKYKSKSRLYEFDNLLNNNFIKISQSEIVNLNFIKKLDFSYKGTIMLKFKNGDSTFVSRRNIKNFKNKLNI; encoded by the coding sequence ATGAATTTAGAATTAATTATTGACAGCAAATTTAAGGAGACACTTATAAAAATTTTTACAAATAAAGTTGATAATAAAATTGAAAAAATTATTAACTTCACTAAAACGAATAAGGACGTGATTATTGGCTATAAAAATAATGAACTTGAAATACTAAAAGAAGAAGATATAGAAAGAATATTTATTGAAGATAAAACTACATTTTTAATTGCAAACTGTCAAAAATATAAATCAAAAAGTAGATTATATGAATTTGATAATCTACTGAATAATAATTTTATAAAAATATCTCAAAGTGAAATTGTAAATCTAAATTTTATTAAAAAATTAGATTTCAGCTACAAGGGAACTATTATGCTTAAATTCAAAAATGGAGATAGCACATTTGTTTCAAGGAGAAATATAAAAAATTTTAAAAATAAGTTGAATATTTAG
- a CDS encoding site-specific DNA-methyltransferase: MFLDYKNKKPFKEIDKIIELKKLELKNISKGEEKGLYIKGDNFDSMIMLLNDFENQVDLVYIDPPFNTNSNFYYSEDKVSTISSSKNDSLAYSDKMALNEYLEFIRERVILIKKLLSDRGTLYFHIDCKLGHYIKLLLDEIFGMENFVNDITRVKSNPKNFKRRAFGNEKDVIYIYSKKNQKNIFNNITIPLSEDEILKKFPKIDEKGRRYNTVPCHAPGETKNGETGGKWKGMMPPKGRHWRCSPKELDKLDNDGLIEWSKNGVPRIKKFSDEHKGKKIQDIWTNFKDPQNPIYPTEKNIDMLSMIVEQSSNESSIIMDCFCGSSSFLLAGINKNRYVIGIDKSDISKEVLIKKRSEIKNLKIIEL, translated from the coding sequence ATGTTTTTAGATTATAAGAATAAGAAGCCTTTTAAAGAAATTGATAAAATTATTGAGTTGAAAAAATTAGAGTTAAAAAATATTTCTAAAGGCGAAGAAAAGGGATTATATATTAAAGGAGATAATTTTGATTCTATGATTATGCTATTAAATGATTTTGAAAATCAAGTGGATTTAGTATATATTGATCCACCCTTTAATACTAATTCTAACTTTTATTACAGTGAAGATAAGGTATCAACTATTAGTTCATCTAAAAACGATAGTTTAGCATACAGTGATAAAATGGCTTTAAATGAATATTTAGAATTTATAAGAGAACGAGTAATTTTAATAAAAAAATTACTTAGTGATAGAGGAACTTTGTATTTTCATATAGATTGTAAATTAGGACATTATATAAAATTATTACTTGATGAAATTTTTGGAATGGAAAATTTTGTAAATGATATAACTAGAGTAAAATCAAATCCTAAAAATTTCAAACGACGAGCTTTTGGAAATGAGAAAGATGTTATATATATATATTCAAAGAAAAATCAAAAAAACATATTCAATAATATAACTATTCCTTTAAGTGAAGATGAAATACTAAAAAAATTTCCAAAGATTGATGAGAAAGGAAGAAGATATAATACTGTGCCTTGCCACGCTCCAGGGGAAACCAAAAATGGAGAAACAGGAGGAAAATGGAAAGGAATGATGCCACCAAAAGGTAGACATTGGAGGTGTAGTCCTAAAGAACTTGACAAGCTAGATAATGATGGATTAATAGAGTGGTCTAAAAATGGAGTACCGAGAATTAAAAAATTTTCTGATGAGCATAAAGGAAAGAAAATACAAGATATATGGACAAATTTTAAAGACCCACAAAATCCAATATACCCTACTGAAAAGAATATAGATATGTTATCAATGATAGTGGAACAATCTTCTAATGAGAGTTCTATTATAATGGATTGTTTTTGTGGATCATCTAGCTTTTTATTAGCTGGAATAAACAAAAACAGATATGTTATAGGTATTGATAAGTCTGATATATCAAAAGAAGTTTTGATAAAAAAAAGAAGTGAGATTAAAAATTTAAAGATAATTGAATTATAA
- a CDS encoding AI-2E family transporter, protein MNKEKSIKEKIEIEKTSTKEENIIRFLGGKLSIYILIVIILLFTAIWLYSQINVIMAPLIIVINSLLVPVLVAYIFFYMLNPVYNLLLAKTKINSGMASILSIIFGIAVILTVFIGAVPVMIEQTQHLITSMPGYVNIIRNYLEANADNAIVKNIIVYINENLNGTQLSAAAFDIFTNFISNAASILSSTAAIIITTPFVLYYLLKDSSRFKIYIISKLPEKSKEPIETTINEIDNKVGSYISGQMLVSVCVGILLFVGYQIIGLQYAVSLATLAGVLSIVPYLGPMMAIIPAMLVAFGTDWVMVLKMLVVWGVVQFLEGNFISPNIMGRSMKQHPLTVIFVVIIGTNMMGILGAVIGIPVYAILKILLEKLILVIKNRYKRIYKGE, encoded by the coding sequence ATGAATAAAGAAAAATCAATAAAAGAAAAAATAGAAATTGAAAAAACAAGCACTAAAGAAGAAAATATAATTCGCTTTTTGGGTGGTAAATTAAGTATTTATATTTTAATAGTTATAATTTTATTATTTACTGCAATTTGGTTATATAGTCAAATAAATGTTATAATGGCACCTCTTATAATAGTAATTAACAGCTTGCTGGTTCCAGTTTTAGTAGCATATATATTCTTTTATATGCTGAATCCTGTTTATAATTTGTTATTAGCAAAAACTAAAATAAATAGTGGGATGGCATCTATCTTATCTATAATATTTGGGATAGCAGTAATACTAACAGTATTTATTGGGGCAGTGCCAGTTATGATTGAGCAGACCCAGCACTTAATAACTTCTATGCCAGGTTATGTAAATATAATTAGAAATTATTTAGAGGCAAATGCAGACAATGCTATTGTAAAAAATATTATAGTCTACATTAATGAAAATTTGAATGGAACACAACTTAGTGCAGCGGCATTTGATATTTTTACTAATTTCATTTCGAATGCAGCTTCAATATTATCATCAACAGCTGCAATAATTATTACTACACCTTTTGTACTTTATTATTTATTAAAAGATTCCAGTAGATTTAAAATTTATATTATAAGCAAGTTACCTGAAAAATCTAAAGAACCTATAGAGACTACAATTAACGAAATAGATAATAAGGTAGGATCTTATATTTCTGGGCAAATGTTAGTTTCTGTTTGTGTAGGTATTTTACTTTTTGTAGGTTATCAAATAATCGGTTTGCAGTATGCAGTGTCTTTAGCAACTTTAGCAGGAGTACTTAGTATAGTTCCTTATTTAGGGCCGATGATGGCTATTATACCTGCAATGCTAGTTGCTTTTGGAACTGATTGGGTAATGGTTTTAAAGATGCTAGTCGTCTGGGGAGTTGTGCAATTTTTAGAAGGAAATTTTATTTCGCCTAATATAATGGGACGAAGTATGAAGCAACATCCATTAACAGTAATATTTGTGGTTATTATTGGGACAAATATGATGGGGATACTAGGTGCTGTTATAGGTATTCCTGTTTATGCAATTTTAAAAATATTATTAGAAAAACTTATACTAGTAATTAAAAATAGATATAAAAGAATTTACAAAGGAGAGTGA
- a CDS encoding MarR family winged helix-turn-helix transcriptional regulator — translation MVKILQHIHIVFRREEGVITANISKTIKNTGLTLAQFGILDVLYTKGQMKICNLLNIVLATSGNMTVILKNMESANLIYRKKDEVDKPAFLVRLKENRKNFLKKFFLIIEKN, via the coding sequence TTGGTAAAAATTCTGCAACATATACATATAGTATTTAGAAGAGAAGAAGGTGTTATAACTGCTAATATTAGCAAAACAATTAAGAATACTGGACTTACTCTTGCACAATTTGGTATTCTTGATGTTCTTTACACAAAAGGACAAATGAAAATTTGTAATTTACTTAATATAGTTCTAGCAACTTCAGGTAACATGACTGTAATTTTAAAAAATATGGAAAGTGCAAATTTAATTTATCGTAAAAAAGATGAAGTTGATAAACCTGCATTCCTTGTAAGATTAAAAGAAAATAGAAAAAACTTTTTGAAGAAATTCTTCCTAATCATAGAAAAGAATTAG
- a CDS encoding DUF3021 domain-containing protein, which translates to MKILKEIILYSIIGIGFGTLLHYIITTFILDYSFSPVVPNFASKFNNIDTAVGLQLLVFALIGVSQGFARNIFKQDNYLFRQSIIHYFLITLPLLLGGYYLHWFELDLKKLLRFLIFVSLIYFILFLIFYFSTKKKIDEINKKLSKNL; encoded by the coding sequence ATGAAAATTTTAAAAGAAATAATTTTATATTCAATAATAGGTATTGGCTTTGGTACGCTACTACACTACATAATAACTACTTTTATTTTAGATTACAGTTTTTCACCAGTTGTTCCTAATTTTGCTAGTAAATTTAATAACATAGATACAGCAGTAGGGCTGCAACTTTTAGTATTTGCCCTTATAGGAGTATCACAAGGTTTTGCAAGAAATATTTTTAAGCAGGACAATTATTTATTTAGGCAGAGTATAATTCATTATTTTCTTATTACCCTGCCCCTGCTTTTAGGTGGTTACTACCTACATTGGTTTGAATTAGATCTTAAAAAATTACTAAGATTTTTAATTTTTGTAAGTTTAATTTATTTTATACTATTTTTAATTTTCTACTTTTCTACAAAAAAGAAAATAGATGAGATAAATAAAAAATTAAGTAAGAATTTATAA
- a CDS encoding PTS transporter subunit IIC, with product MGKDGVKSFFNKLLNGVALGIVVGLIPNAVLGGILKFFINDSSIIKMIYNVLGMSQLATPALIGILVALQFKMQPIEVAISGMVSFICGGSISIVDGKMIINGIGDLINIMIVSAVLVLVMQFFRGKFGSLTIILLPVLTTAIVGTFGLTILPYVKKITGFIGSIIMDFTTLQPLLMSILLAISFALIIVSPVSTVAVSIAVGLQGLASGAANVGIASCAMTLVVGTMRVNKIGVPLSLFFGSMKIFMPNWLKYPIVNIPIIINAVFAGFLAYYFTIQGTAASAGFGFSGLIGPIAAFQFMQGSILSKITILFIVYFMATFVFALITDFIFVKILKIYKRDIFIFEELGK from the coding sequence GTGGGAAAAGATGGAGTAAAAAGTTTTTTTAATAAATTACTTAACGGTGTTGCTTTAGGGATAGTCGTTGGTTTAATACCTAATGCAGTTTTAGGAGGCATACTTAAATTTTTTATTAATGATAGTAGTATAATTAAAATGATTTATAATGTTTTAGGTATGTCGCAATTAGCTACACCAGCTTTAATAGGTATCTTAGTAGCCTTACAGTTTAAAATGCAGCCTATTGAAGTGGCAATTTCGGGTATGGTTTCTTTTATTTGTGGAGGTTCTATCAGTATAGTAGATGGCAAAATGATTATCAACGGTATTGGAGATTTAATTAATATAATGATAGTTTCTGCTGTCTTAGTTTTAGTTATGCAATTTTTTAGGGGGAAATTTGGTAGTTTAACAATAATTTTACTGCCAGTACTAACAACAGCTATTGTAGGAACATTTGGTTTAACAATACTACCATACGTAAAAAAAATTACTGGTTTTATCGGTAGTATAATAATGGATTTTACAACATTGCAACCATTACTTATGAGTATATTACTAGCAATTTCATTTGCCCTAATAATAGTTTCTCCAGTATCAACTGTTGCTGTTTCAATAGCAGTAGGATTACAAGGTTTAGCATCTGGAGCGGCTAATGTCGGAATAGCAAGTTGTGCAATGACTTTAGTGGTGGGAACCATGCGTGTAAATAAAATAGGGGTACCATTAAGTTTATTTTTTGGTTCTATGAAAATATTTATGCCAAACTGGTTGAAATATCCAATAGTTAATATACCAATAATTATAAATGCGGTCTTTGCAGGATTTTTAGCCTACTATTTCACTATTCAAGGCACTGCGGCGTCAGCAGGTTTTGGTTTTTCAGGGCTTATTGGTCCAATAGCAGCCTTCCAATTTATGCAAGGTTCTATCTTGAGTAAAATAACTATTTTATTTATAGTTTACTTTATGGCAACATTTGTATTTGCATTGATAACTGATTTTATATTTGTAAAAATTTTAAAAATATACAAACGTGATATTTTTATTTTTGAAGAATTAGGTAAATAG
- the mscL gene encoding large conductance mechanosensitive channel protein MscL, translated as MLKEFKEFALKGNVLDLAIGVVIGAAFGKIVSSLVADIIMPLIMLLFPSRSDFTAIEWKGIKYGNFIQIIIDFLIVAVSIFMFVKIINTAKVKVSKVEAEDGEKEVPAVDSKEELLKEIRDLLKK; from the coding sequence ATGTTAAAAGAATTCAAAGAATTTGCCTTAAAGGGTAATGTATTAGACTTAGCTATAGGGGTTGTAATTGGTGCGGCTTTTGGGAAAATAGTATCTTCTTTAGTAGCAGATATAATTATGCCACTAATTATGTTATTATTCCCAAGCCGTTCAGACTTTACAGCAATAGAATGGAAGGGAATTAAGTATGGTAATTTTATACAAATAATTATTGATTTCTTAATAGTAGCAGTATCTATTTTCATGTTTGTAAAAATTATTAATACAGCAAAAGTAAAAGTTTCTAAAGTAGAAGCAGAAGATGGTGAAAAAGAAGTACCAGCAGTTGATTCTAAAGAAGAATTACTTAAAGAAATTCGTGATTTATTAAAAAAATAA
- a CDS encoding D-2-hydroxyacid dehydrogenase, whose product MKLAVFNIREDEKKALEIWREKNFEIELLVTNENLTKDNVELIRGVEGVVLAQNKPFEKEVYDFAKSEGIKVFSTRSAGFDIYDLDLMREYGIKMTNVPSYSPNAIAEHVITTTLYLSRNIKKIKNRVSEHNFSWEPEILSREVRTLTVGVIGTGRIGTQVAKLFNALGAKVIGYDIFKNDEAKKILAYVDNIDDLVAQSDVITLHMPAVKEYKHLVNDDFIAKMKENSIIVNAARGMLVDTKAVLRGLDSGKLLGAALDVYENEGDYVPKDLSKYRINDELLQELINRDDVIYTPHTAFYTTTAIENLVEGGLNSALEVIKTGTSANVVNF is encoded by the coding sequence ATGAAACTAGCAGTATTTAATATAAGAGAAGATGAGAAAAAAGCATTAGAAATTTGGAGAGAAAAAAATTTTGAAATTGAATTACTTGTAACTAATGAAAATCTTACTAAAGATAATGTAGAATTAATAAGAGGTGTTGAGGGGGTAGTTCTTGCTCAAAACAAACCATTTGAAAAAGAAGTTTACGATTTTGCAAAATCTGAAGGTATAAAAGTTTTTTCAACACGTTCAGCAGGATTTGATATTTACGATTTAGATTTAATGAGAGAATACGGAATTAAGATGACAAATGTTCCATCATACTCTCCTAATGCTATTGCTGAACATGTAATTACAACAACTTTATATTTAAGTAGAAATATCAAAAAAATTAAAAATAGAGTTTCTGAACATAATTTTTCATGGGAACCAGAAATATTATCAAGAGAAGTTAGAACACTTACAGTAGGAGTTATCGGAACTGGAAGAATAGGAACTCAAGTGGCAAAACTATTTAATGCACTCGGAGCAAAAGTAATCGGCTATGACATTTTTAAAAATGACGAAGCCAAAAAAATTCTTGCTTATGTTGATAATATAGATGACCTTGTAGCACAATCTGACGTTATAACACTACACATGCCAGCAGTAAAAGAATATAAGCATCTAGTCAATGATGACTTTATAGCTAAGATGAAAGAAAATTCAATAATAGTAAATGCTGCTCGTGGTATGCTAGTAGACACAAAAGCGGTTTTAAGAGGACTAGATAGTGGTAAATTACTAGGTGCAGCTCTTGATGTTTATGAAAATGAGGGCGACTATGTTCCTAAAGATTTAAGTAAATATAGAATAAATGATGAATTACTTCAAGAATTAATTAATCGTGATGATGTAATCTATACACCTCATACAGCCTTTTACACAACTACCGCTATAGAAAATCTTGTAGAAGGTGGCTTAAACTCTGCATTAGAAGTAATCAAAACTGGCACAAGTGCTAATGTAGTCAATTTTTAA
- a CDS encoding alpha/beta hydrolase — MKFVKKYKKIILSFLVVFILGAGWFTGDYFYNFALNPKVNKDKVSNQDDDGVVDPRKEINMKWFDENKQEHSMNSVTGVKLKGYTFVHKDSKEEAQARKWVVVTHGFFIEAKKAANYIRGFYDRGYNVFAPDLIGHGKSEGKAYSMGGYDSTDLVSWVKKVSTENNNPQIVLFGISMGAATTMNSLNKGLPDNVKGFIEDSGYVNLKEEFVYQLDKMFGLPSFPVIPLANMVTKIKAGYNFGDVDASEALKTTKLPALILHGDADGYVPLANAQKAYELLTSNKEIHIFKDSKHCKAERKYNEEYWSYIEKFLNKVYK; from the coding sequence ATGAAATTTGTAAAAAAATATAAAAAAATAATTCTTAGTTTTTTAGTTGTATTTATTTTGGGAGCGGGTTGGTTTACCGGTGATTATTTTTACAACTTTGCCTTAAATCCAAAAGTTAATAAAGATAAGGTTTCAAATCAAGATGATGACGGAGTAGTTGATCCGAGAAAAGAAATAAATATGAAATGGTTTGATGAAAACAAACAAGAACACAGCATGAATTCTGTTACGGGAGTAAAATTAAAAGGATATACTTTTGTTCATAAAGATTCTAAAGAAGAAGCACAGGCAAGAAAATGGGTAGTAGTAACACACGGTTTCTTTATTGAAGCTAAAAAAGCGGCAAACTATATTCGTGGTTTTTACGATAGGGGTTATAATGTATTTGCACCTGACCTAATAGGACATGGGAAAAGTGAAGGGAAAGCCTACTCTATGGGCGGGTATGATTCAACCGACCTAGTTTCTTGGGTGAAAAAAGTTTCTACTGAAAATAACAACCCACAAATAGTCTTATTTGGTATTAGTATGGGTGCAGCAACAACTATGAATTCTCTAAATAAGGGCTTGCCAGATAATGTTAAAGGCTTTATTGAAGACAGTGGTTATGTAAACTTAAAAGAAGAATTTGTTTACCAACTAGATAAAATGTTTGGCTTGCCATCATTTCCTGTAATACCTCTAGCTAACATGGTTACGAAAATTAAGGCGGGTTATAATTTTGGAGATGTTGATGCAAGTGAAGCCTTGAAAACTACAAAACTACCAGCCCTAATATTACATGGCGATGCAGACGGCTATGTTCCATTAGCAAATGCTCAGAAAGCTTATGAATTATTGACATCTAATAAAGAAATTCATATATTTAAAGACTCTAAACACTGCAAGGCAGAAAGAAAATATAATGAAGAATATTGGTCTTATATAGAGAAATTTTTAAATAAAGTTTACAAATAA
- a CDS encoding dicarboxylate/amino acid:cation symporter — MSFYKRLPLLAKLVLALVVGIVLGNVLPAYAIRVLVTFSDIFSSFLGFAIPLIIVGFIVPGISQLSSNAGKLLGLSTMIAYISTLFAGTLAFLVAKIFLPNILKGSQLQSLTNPEELLLSGYIKFEMPAIFGVTTALILSFVLGIGISSLKLKGMKKAFEEFGQVIELLLNKLIIPLLPFYIMGVFANITGSGEVFKILKIFLFVFVVILILHFVVILLQYTFGGAVNKKNPFKMLVKILPAYATAIGTQSSAATIPVTLQSTKKMGVDPAVANFTIPLFATIHLSGSTITLTTCATAVYWLQHGGAFPAISVMVQFIVLLGITMVAAPGVPGGAVFAALGLLQSVLGFNEIMISLMIALYIAQDSFGTACNVSGDASLASIVDKINQKFFKKA; from the coding sequence ATGAGTTTTTATAAAAGGTTACCACTGCTAGCAAAATTAGTTTTGGCTTTAGTTGTGGGTATAGTATTAGGAAATGTATTACCAGCTTATGCTATCAGAGTTCTAGTTACATTTTCAGACATATTTAGTTCATTTTTAGGTTTTGCAATACCTTTAATAATTGTAGGATTTATTGTTCCTGGGATAAGTCAGTTATCAAGTAATGCTGGTAAATTATTAGGACTTTCTACAATGATTGCTTATATTTCTACTTTATTTGCAGGTACTTTGGCATTTTTAGTAGCAAAAATCTTTTTACCAAATATATTAAAGGGTTCACAACTCCAAAGTTTGACGAATCCAGAAGAGTTGCTTTTATCAGGGTATATAAAATTTGAAATGCCAGCAATATTTGGTGTTACAACAGCTTTAATATTGTCATTTGTTTTAGGGATAGGTATTTCTTCATTAAAATTGAAGGGAATGAAAAAAGCTTTTGAAGAATTTGGTCAAGTTATTGAACTACTACTTAACAAATTAATAATTCCATTGTTACCATTTTATATAATGGGAGTTTTTGCTAATATAACTGGTTCAGGAGAAGTATTTAAAATTTTAAAAATATTCCTTTTTGTTTTTGTTGTTATATTAATTTTACATTTTGTGGTAATTTTATTACAGTATACATTTGGCGGAGCAGTTAACAAAAAAAATCCATTTAAAATGTTAGTTAAAATATTACCAGCTTATGCTACAGCAATAGGAACTCAATCATCAGCAGCCACAATACCAGTAACATTACAGTCAACTAAAAAAATGGGTGTTGACCCAGCAGTTGCTAACTTTACAATACCTTTATTTGCTACAATCCACTTATCTGGAAGTACAATAACTTTAACTACATGTGCAACAGCAGTTTATTGGCTACAACATGGTGGGGCTTTTCCAGCGATATCAGTAATGGTTCAATTTATAGTTTTATTAGGTATTACTATGGTAGCCGCCCCTGGAGTACCTGGCGGAGCAGTTTTTGCCGCTTTAGGATTATTACAATCAGTATTAGGCTTCAATGAAATTATGATTTCTTTAATGATTGCCTTATATATAGCACAAGATAGTTTTGGTACGGCTTGCAACGTTTCAGGAGATGCATCCTTAGCTTCTATTGTTGATAAGATAAACCAAAAATTTTTTAAAAAAGCATAA
- a CDS encoding folylpolyglutamate synthase/dihydrofolate synthase family protein, translating to MTINFYKEKLLTYAKKNNINVDDKTLAVFNLENLEDVWQELKKINNDLTIYILEYIAEELIVNVVSKSERSGMKLGLHRMKNILNILGNPEKKLRVIHIAGTNGKGSVSSYLQNTLAQKYKVGMYSSPSMVSFNDRIRINNNFISYQEMYTLYQEISNIWYKNFASDKDNISVFELLTVVAICYFEKNKVDFAIMEVGLGGRFDATNIFENKELSIITKISLDHTNILGDSLEKIAYEKAGIIQGNDNILLYPNKEGVISIIKKVAIVKNARLKILAENYIDVEEIAFKHNIFSYKSFKNIKIKMLGEHQIYNASLALEALLFLREKNTINLTDVEIKKGLENTRWLGRLEWVKNNILLDGAHNIDGVRSLVNYLKKQNLGKIKILIGILADKDYSEMIKLFESLDASFYVTKVPIEIKESKLENLLASFTKEIKIFDNYKQALEDIVPKLKTDETFLVSGSLYLISEVRKELLKEKNDD from the coding sequence ATGACAATAAATTTTTATAAAGAAAAGTTGCTAACTTATGCAAAAAAAAATAATATTAATGTAGATGATAAAACTCTAGCTGTATTTAATTTGGAAAATTTGGAAGATGTATGGCAAGAATTAAAAAAAATAAATAACGACTTAACAATTTATATTTTAGAATATATAGCAGAAGAATTAATCGTTAATGTAGTATCAAAATCAGAACGGAGTGGTATGAAGTTGGGTCTACATAGAATGAAAAATATTTTAAATATTCTAGGTAATCCAGAGAAAAAATTAAGAGTAATTCATATAGCTGGAACAAATGGCAAGGGGTCTGTAAGTTCATACTTGCAAAATACACTAGCTCAAAAATACAAGGTAGGTATGTATTCTAGTCCTAGTATGGTAAGTTTTAACGATAGGATAAGAATTAATAATAATTTTATTAGCTATCAAGAAATGTATACTTTATATCAAGAAATTTCTAATATTTGGTATAAGAATTTTGCAAGTGATAAAGACAATATTTCTGTTTTTGAATTATTAACAGTAGTCGCAATTTGCTACTTTGAAAAAAACAAGGTTGATTTTGCTATTATGGAAGTTGGTTTGGGTGGACGTTTTGATGCTACCAATATTTTTGAAAATAAGGAATTATCAATAATTACTAAAATTAGTCTTGACCATACCAATATACTGGGAGATAGCCTAGAAAAAATTGCTTATGAAAAAGCAGGTATTATTCAAGGAAATGATAATATTTTATTATATCCTAATAAAGAAGGAGTTATTTCTATAATTAAAAAAGTTGCCATAGTAAAAAATGCTAGGCTTAAAATTTTAGCTGAAAATTATATTGATGTAGAAGAAATTGCCTTTAAGCACAACATATTTTCTTACAAAAGTTTTAAAAATATAAAAATAAAAATGCTAGGAGAGCATCAAATTTACAATGCCTCTTTAGCCTTAGAAGCACTCTTATTTTTAAGAGAAAAAAATACTATTAATTTAACAGATGTAGAAATAAAAAAAGGTTTAGAAAATACTAGATGGCTAGGCAGATTAGAATGGGTAAAAAATAATATTTTACTAGACGGAGCCCACAATATTGACGGAGTTAGAAGTCTGGTAAACTATCTCAAAAAACAAAATTTAGGAAAAATAAAAATATTAATAGGAATATTAGCAGACAAAGACTATTCAGAAATGATTAAACTATTTGAAAGTTTGGACGCCAGCTTTTATGTAACCAAAGTTCCTATTGAAATAAAAGAATCTAAGTTAGAAAACTTGCTTGCCAGCTTTACAAAAGAAATAAAAATATTTGATAATTACAAACAAGCCTTAGAAGATATAGTACCTAAGTTAAAAACTGATGAAACTTTTTTAGTAAGTGGGTCTTTATATCTTATATCAGAAGTAAGAAAAGAATTATTAAAGGAGAAAAATGATGACTAA
- the folP gene encoding dihydropteroate synthase, which produces MTKLQKLLTEKKYLIMGILNFTPDSFSDGGDFFDKDLALNQVKKMLEDGADIIDVGCESTRPGAKLLSEEEEIARLSLILPSIRKNFPDILISIDTYKARVAKEAIKLGANIINDVHGAKNNNMAEVAFEYNLPIIIMHNGATQKGREIESLIADLQESLNICLRAGVKKENIIVDPGIGFGKNAEENIIITKKLAAMNILNSTIQYAASRKRTTDFILGGNTQPKDRDIVSATLSIEAIKRGAKIVRMHNVKVMKEMLDTLKILEKF; this is translated from the coding sequence ATGACTAAGCTTCAAAAATTATTGACAGAAAAGAAATATTTAATAATGGGCATCTTAAATTTTACCCCAGATTCTTTTTCTGACGGTGGAGATTTTTTTGACAAAGACTTAGCCTTAAATCAGGTAAAAAAAATGTTAGAAGACGGAGCCGACATAATAGATGTGGGCTGTGAATCTACAAGACCTGGAGCAAAGTTATTGTCTGAAGAAGAGGAGATAGCAAGATTAAGTTTAATATTACCAAGCATAAGAAAAAATTTTCCAGATATTTTAATTAGTATAGACACATATAAGGCTAGGGTTGCTAAGGAGGCTATTAAACTGGGAGCAAATATAATTAATGATGTTCATGGCGCAAAGAATAATAATATGGCAGAAGTAGCTTTTGAATATAATCTACCAATCATAATTATGCACAATGGAGCTACTCAAAAAGGAAGAGAAATAGAAAGTTTAATTGCTGACTTGCAAGAAAGTCTAAATATTTGCTTAAGGGCAGGAGTAAAAAAAGAAAATATTATAGTAGATCCAGGAATAGGCTTTGGAAAAAATGCAGAGGAAAATATTATCATTACTAAAAAATTAGCAGCTATGAATATTCTTAATTCTACAATACAATACGCAGCCAGTCGTAAACGAACAACAGATTTTATTTTAGGGGGGAACACCCAGCCTAAGGATAGGGATATTGTTAGTGCTACTTTATCAATAGAAGCTATAAAAAGAGGAGCAAAAATTGTTAGAATGCACAATGTAAAAGTAATGAAAGAAATGCTAGATACCCTAAAAATTTTAGAAAAATTTTAA